In Brienomyrus brachyistius isolate T26 chromosome 2, BBRACH_0.4, whole genome shotgun sequence, the genomic window GGACAATAATTATATATGCACCCTTTTCATTTAAACAGAATTTTGATTTatgtaataatataataaagtaCTGTATTCTACTGTAAAACTTAGCCCAAACTTTAAGACACTGTCCATTTAATAAAGGtgctaaatttaataaattttaattttgatgtatttttttatgtaaaaaGTATGGTAAAAAtacacaaatttaaaaagtaacACATATAACCAGTGaatataattttgttaatactgGGACAAAAGAACGTATTTTGGAGGAAGAGATGTTATATAAGGGCATGATTAAATAAATGTGCCATGCAGTTTTAgctgagagacacacacaggtgcagAAAGGTTTGCACCAGTTCATTTGGtcctttgattttatttttgaaagGAGCAGCACTGAATAACATCCTTTTTTCACTCTCTATGGATTATGTTAGATTCAAGATGTAAACTTTAATCTGAAAGGCATAATATTTTGCAGTATCAAACACGGTAGAGGAGAGAGATAAGAAAGCCAAAATATAATAGGTTGGCTATTTACAATAATTATTTACTGCATAATAAATACCGGAGGCATACTACTCCATACCATGATGTATGGATCAAATTACTAAAATTATTAACTGCTAGCTGGCACACTCAGTCGAGATACCTAAATATTCTCCAAACATTACTGCCAGCAAGGAATTATACAAGACAAAACTTGTCATTGTGTTTGTTGATTAATGGTCTATTGACGGATATTTTTTAGATACCTGGGAATGTTAGGTGTAAAAGAAAATGGTACTTCTAAGGGCTTTGTTCTTTTGTCCTGTGTTCcaagaaataaaataatcacTGTAAAGCAAAGAGAATATTGAATTTTTGATTGACAAGAAGATATCAGCAATACGTGTGCACATGTAACGAGAAAAGGATGGGAGGGGTTGGAGCCTGTCCCAAGCAACAGAAGGGTCCACCTTTGACAGGAAGCCAGTATGAGGGACGGTCAATCTAATATGCGCCATCAGCAGCCATTCGATTTAATTGGCGCGTGGCAGTAACTGTCAGAGTGGAACTGGCCTGCTCGCGCCTCTGGAAGTACTCGCGCCCTCTgcagtttttatattttattattatgtgcGTTATCATCAGCGACGGCTGGTGGCAAAAAAATAACTTGATAAAGTAAGATTTTCCAAGATTACagtagtgattttttttcaaaaagagaaaatgtgtttttaaatgttttagtaATGACTTGTTTCAAAGTTACTTGTTACATAATTTAATCTAAAAATAGAGGTAGTACCAGTTCTACCTCTATGGAGGAGAAGCCTCTGGttaatatataatatttgtAAATGAACAATCTTTATTTCTTTACTCCCATCGTTTATGCATATATTTTGACATCAGGGGTAGCGGGGGTTCACCGGCGGTTCCTGCTGTAGCTGAGTTGCCTtgctttttatttgtgagaattGTTCCTTGTTTTTGTTATTTCACTATTTGATCTCCCACTGTGTCTTATTTATGTATCTTTCttactttctttcttttttataaaaaaaacgtTCTGTATCAACCGTTAGTTGCTTGCATTTCAAATGCATCCGTTTCCATCTCTGAGTGGATTTCTCTGTTTGGGTCTTTTCAGTACTTTTATGGTCATCTACAGGATTTGATTAGGGACCGATGTATTTCACGAATGGCGAAGCATCCAGAGGCACTGACCGCGGCGAGGGCTGCAGCTCCAGACGGATTCCGCGTGGCCCGACACCGACTACGGAGGACTTTTCGGCACAGCTTCGAGCACCGCGCGCCTCACTCGCGGACGCTCCACTTCGCGGAGAGCTCGGCATCGCTGACGTCACGCCGGGTATACAAACTTGTCCGCGTTCGGTCGTCGGAAGAAGAAAAGCTGAAGCTCCGCGGACAGCCGCCCTACAAGTGGAGGGCTGAGGCTCACGGAACCCACAGCCGTTCGCGCTTTCATTAACAAAAATGACTCACGGGCGTGCATAGACCAAGGATGAAGCGCAAATGCGAAAGGCGGCGAGCGGAAAGCAGGAAAAAGCATTGTGCAGCCGATCGCGAAGAGGCGGAGCCCAGATCCGATATTTACATTCGTATTACAGGTAAGACACGGAAAACGCACACGCCGCCGCTCCTAATTACCCAAAAGCTTAAAGCCTCTCCTAAAAGAACCTAGCGCCGCTTTTAATGTCAATGCCAGCTTTTGACCTAAAATGGCGACACCACCAGTTTTCTACGGTAAATACACATACTCAGGGTAAACTATGCCCACTCGTTAGTGGTGCTCATTTTTAAGCCTAAGTCAGAAATCCCCAAGGGTCAATTTGCTGGTAGCTTGGTTTTTGTGTGTATAACCAACGATATACTTTTTTTAAAGGAGGGTTGCCATCAAATAACTATTCGACCGCATTATCCGACGCTTTCTTGTATAAAAAATGTTTAACATCAACTATAGTAGGTTATTTAAAATGCGCTATGTTCTGCAATCGCCGAAATATAAAAACATTACTTGTAGCTTAAAAAGGCtcttttaaacaaaataaaactactgaaatctttttttcattttgacaATTCCTCAGGAAACTAAAGCGTACTACGTTACTAGTACTAGTATTTAAGTTGCCGAAATTAGAGTAAGTCATCATGAAGATATCTAAATTTAAATAACAAAATGTtgcataatgaaaaaaaatataggaacctttgctaatctgaatttttatGTGCAAACCAGTCTAACCATATTTGTGACTATGTGGAATGGGGTTGTTTGCCAAGTGGACATGACCCCTACTGCATTTAcctttttaaatgctttttaaaatttttacaaAAATTCTTCGTTTCGCCTAACGATTgaagatttttgttttttgagaaTTTGAAATCATtcttcatgatgatgatgattattattattattattattattatacttgaATGAGAATACTTTTTCAGTACGAAGTAACCAGATAGATTttatgacaaaaaaaacatactaAGCCTCTCCTAAAATGTTCTGGCAAATTTGCACGCAGTAGTCGGCATAATTCATCTGTAGGCCTATTTTTCGCCTTCGGAAGAAACCCACTTCAACAAATCGTTATGATGTAAATCAGAAACTTGCCTTTTGCAGTTGATTGCTCATTAGTTGTTGCGATGCCGCTATATATAAAGCATTTCTATATAATGCGCATATTATGAGTGAGTAAACTCGAGGGTCTATATAATGCGCATATTATTAAATTACGTTTTAAATGATTTCATGTCTTGGTGGGGATTTAATACACTTGAAAACTGTTCCAGATGTAGTACTTGGACATTTTGTCAGTACTGGATATgagcagcactgttgcctcacacctgtaaggtatgggttcgaatccaaacTCCAGAACCCTAGCCGTGTGCCTAAAGCTGTCTGGAATATACTACAGGATAAAAGGTTATAAGATGGTTGCGATCTGAAAAATCAATCGTAAACACCTACATGTGTTATTTGTCACATTCTCGGAGGAATAATTCTTTTCTTTTGAGTAGCCGGCCTAACTTTAAGTTAACTGACGAAATGTGTAACATTACGCTGTGTCAGCCGACTAATCACTTCGGCCTGCAAGTCCTATAAAACAACTGCGAGGATTGAAGTGAATAAACGAGTCCTCGCTTATTTTCTATTGGTCAAGGGGAGCTTTTCTCCTAGCAACGGCTTGGGCAGCCTTCCAATTAGAATCCTCCGTGGCTGCTCGGCAGAAGTTAAAATCGTAAAACAAGGCGGAGAATGATTGACGTGAGTACAGCACCAAAGTGTGTCGTTTACCCGGTGCCTGAGCCAATGGGCTTCCTCTAAAATGGCCACAGTATTTGCATGGGTGTTGCGAAGGGGCGTCAGCCCTTCAGCATCTAAGACGTCTGGTATGCGGCTTTCACTTTTCTGTTGTGCAGTATGAAGAAGCACATGTGCAGCGTTTCTTTCAGTGGGTCTAATTAGTTATTGTTAGCATCGAAGATTTGAGGAGAAGCTTGGGACACGCATCGCTTTGTGCGACACAGTCGTTTGGCTCATATGCTATAACCCATACTGCGCGGTTTAATGACTACCTCAGTCCCCCGTTATTTGGCGTTGCGTATATGGCTAACTTGCTGTCTGTATGGTTAAACCGTTTTTAAACGTGATTGCCGCGTCTGAAATAAAATCCCGCTGTGTATATAATATGGAGATAGTTGGCGCACGTGACACTTGGAAGATAATATAGTTCAAACAATAAATAAGCATTTTTAAGAACTAGAGAACTAAGTAGTGAGTTTTCGAGGAAGAGCGAAGTCCTGCAGAAGAATGACGGAAGACAGCGGACTTTTAAATGATATTGAATTTATTCCGGGTAAGTGTAGTCTAATGCAATGCTACTTATGCAtacttttgtaaatgtaagaatgAATGGGTGGTTTAAAAACATTTCGTGACGTTTGCGGAAATGAGAATTCAAATTTGAATGGCACACGTGGTTCTTTTCAAACACAGCGGGGATTGTATGTCGAAACATTTTGTCAGTGGCCAGTTACATGAAAATGGATTTTAACTGCTTTTGTTACGGCTGGAGCGAAGTTTATGAAAACAGACATGACTTGGAGATATGCAGGCTGATGTTAAAGTCTCCTGCTTTGTTTTGCCGTTTTCTAAAAGTCCCTTATTCCCTTGTCCCTTATTTTCAGATCAGCTCTATTTTGCCATCCTTCAACAGCGGATTAAAAGCACCGCCGAAAGACATTGCTTCTGTATAGACGACGAGCTGTCCTACGAGAAGTACGTATTACTGCAAACAAGACGGTATCGAGTATTTTACATTGCCTTTTCAAAATGTTAAAAGATCGGCGCAGAGGGGTTGGTCTTGTTTCCGGTTTTTAAATTAAGTGTACACGGAAGAAAGTAGCAGTCATTCCTGCTGAAGACAAAGTCCGTACATGTGTACATTTCCTATCAGTCTGAATACGAATTGCAAAATCATTCCTTTGATTACGATGTGTTcactcttttttttattatattacatAAGACCCATCATAAAATCGCCATAATCCTTTTTTCATGTTTACCACAGCTTTTATGCGGACTTTGGTCCTCTCAACTTGGCCATGTTTTATCGTTTCTGTTGCAAGCTGAACAAGAAATTGAaggtaaattttatttttaaacatgtaGTTTGGCAAGATGTGCAGATCTGTGCTAACAGATTAAAGGGTTTCGGAACCAGAAGGCATGCTAGCAGCTTCTGGGAATGTCTGGGTAATTATTGCTTTAAAGGTCAGATTCGGGAGGATTTAAGATCTTTCTACTTGAAAAATTACTTCTTCATCCCATGTCCCATAAACATATGCCACCAGCAGGCTTTACACTTCTATCGATAATTTTGGGTGCTTGTCTTCTATGAGGAGAGCTGGTGTACTGTTCTCCTCTAGTGGAAGGAAGTTGACCGTGGTTTTAGAGAGAGTCTTTTATTAAGTGTTAATCAAATACATCCTATGCAAGGGAGTAGGGCTGCAAAAGGATGACTATTTTAATAACCAATTATTCATGTGATCAGACGATCAGTTACTTGGGCCAAAACACAGAGTTTAAAGAAAAGTGCAagtgctttatttaaaaaaacattgagGCATTTTTAAGGCACAGTTGTAATAACTTTGTACACAGGGTAGAGAATCTCTAATGTGACAAAGTGGTGTAGAGAGAGAGGTCAAAGCTTGGTTAAGCTTGAATGTAACATTTCTTAAGAGAAATACAACATAACTAATCCTCAACTGATGAACCTGTGGTCTCCACCACATTTGCATGCTAATAATTGTACTTGACACACCAACGTTAATGATACAAACCTCAGTCTTGAGTTCAATTTGGTGCAATTTCagtacagcagggaaaacagaatttgttttgcaattatttattattaaaactgcaaacacgAATGGGAAAATTTTGTGAACGAAAGGCGAAGTATCTGTAGGTGGGTCTGAATTATAAAACCTAAGAGGTGCTTATTTGCAtattgtaaaatttaaaattcaaaaatGACTCCATCATAACAATCATAATGAACTAATCCAATCTAAATCCCACGTTCTCTATTACTGAGTGGTTGCATATCTGTAGTGATAAACCTTAACTGCAGTTACTTTGTTAGCCTGAATTTCCTGGCAAAAGTGCCTTAGATGCCCTAGGGGGACTAACTTGCAAAGGCTGTTCTGCCTCTGGTCATACCCACACTCCATTGATGTCTCAAGTAAGTTTTGCTGGATTTGTCTTCTACAACACATTCGAGTTCGGTACAATAGAGTCAAAAGACAGCCTAGGATTTATCGAGTACTCTGTTCCCTTCCAGTGTTAGTGTAATATTTTGGGAACCAAAATGTTCTGCTGATTATGACAGACAGCAACCAGCATTACCCATAACTGACTCACAGCCACAATTAGCATAATATTCTCTGTTTTGACCATCCACTTATGAATTTAGGTTCCAGCTATATCAAACAATGTATTTGTTTCATTGTGTGTACCAAGCCAAAAATAATGTGACCGATTTAGGCAGAAAACCGCAAAAATGCAAGTAATCAATGATAAGATTTGCTGTCAGCTGTTTTTGTTATCGATTATTGATGTTGGTTGTTGTAACCATAGGAGGGAGTAGCCCGTTCCCTCCACTCGTCAATGTGATTCTGGGATCTGAAGTTCTTCCAGTGCTACAGTGTAGTCTTTATTAAAAATGTCATTTGTCTCTATGTCCTTCCCCGTCCAGACTTTCAGTCTCGCAAAAAAGAAGATAGTTTTCTACACCTGTGGCGATCAAAAAAAGCAAGCAAATGCTGCTTACCTTATAGGTGCTTATTCTGTAAGTATATAGTTGAGCACACTTACGCTGCTTATATTGTACATTTGAACTGCCTTTCTAATGACCTTTTTTTCACATCACTGGCAGTAATGGTTATTCAGTTGGTAAACAGTatgcagcagtgtttcccagtccggtcctcagggacccccagatgtgccatgtttttgctctctcccagctgctGGTCCCTGATGacaggattgggaaacactagaATACTGTAATTGGAATATAACTAGATGTGGTGTTTTCTTTTGATAAATGTTGAGCGGGAAATATTTGGGTGGCCGTTGCATTAGAAAGCTGAAAGGCCTTCTGTGAATGCTTCTCTTAGGTGATGCACCTGCAGAAGACCCCGGAGGAAGCCTACAGATTGCTGGTGTCTCAGAACGCCAGCTACCTGCCATTCAGGTGATTCCTGTTCAGGTGGCACCACACCCACCTGTTGGTGCCGGTTATTTCATTAGCTTGTGCCTGTTTGGTGCTTTGTTGTCTTTAAAAATGTACTTCGCACTGTATTCTAGTGCTGGACGTTTATTATTGACATGTATCAACTTAAGGAGCCTTTGTTTAGCATTGGAAATGAGATGTTTACTAAAATTTGGTGATTTTAATTTTGTCATAATTTGGTGGCAGTTACAGCAATTAagcaatacatttttaatattttgtttccTTGAACCATAGGTTCACCCAACCTATCTCCTTGGATACTTATTACATTTATAAATGCTGTTTTGCAGGGATGCTTCCTTTGGAACCTGCATGTACAATCTGTATATCCTGGACTGTTTGCGTGCCGTCGATAAGGTAAGATCTCGGTCAGCGATCTGCGTTATTGAGGTTAGTGTTGCTTCAGGAGGACGAGTTTCAAAGGTTTCCCCTTGGGTGGGATTTGTGCTGTCGTAGATGTGTGCTTGGAGGGTATTGAATGCTTATTCCAGATTAAGAATTAACCTGTCAGCTAATGATAAAATCTCTTACCTTGCAGGCTTTGCAGTTTGGATGGCTTGACTTCTCAAAATTTGATGTAGAGGAGTATGAGCATTATGAGGTGTTCTTGGGGTTCCCCCCaccctttttttgttttgaagtACTTATTATGTCCATCTGCTCTTTGGAACAGCCAACAGATGTTGTCATTTCAATACAACTTTTTGTTTACTTCTGCATTTGTAGAGGGCAGAGAACGGAGACTTCAACTGGATCATTCCTGGAAAGTTTCTTGCTTTCAGTGGGCCTCATCCCAAGAGTAAAATTGAGAATGGTATGTACACTAATGACATTTAAAAAGGAGTTTCAGATTTACAGAAGTAGGTCTATTGGGAAGCATTGAGGCAGCAGGTCTGCTGGTGTTTATGGTTAGAGGATGTTCTGTACTGCTGAATATGGATTCTATCTGCAAATAACCATATAAATAACTGCTTGATATATCAGTATCAATCAGATTTTCTTCTTAATTCGTCTCTGCCCTCTGAAGGCTACCCTCTCCACGCACCAGAGGCCTACTTCCCATACTTCTGGAAGCACAATGTGACCACGATCATCAGGCtcaacaaaaaaatgtacaacGCCAAGCGCTTCACGGACAAGGGCTTCGAGCACCATGACCTCTTCTTCGTGGACGGGAGCACGCCCAACGATGCCATTGTCGCGAGGTTCATGAGCGTCTGCGAGAATGCGAAGGGTGCAGTCGCCGTTCACTGTAAAGGTGAGATCGcctttcccccccccagccccccagtcatctgaacacagaacagaacCTGAATATTTTCTTTGTGTTGTATGCTGTGTCCCAGCCGGCCTTGGCCGAACCGGCACGCTCATTGGGTGCTACATGATGAAGCATCACAGGCTGACGGCGGCCGAGGCTATCGCCTGGATCAGGATCTGCAGGCCGGGCTCCGTCATTGGGCCCCAGCAGAACTTTGTGGAAGAGTAAGCATGGTGCTGCCTCAGCACCTTCCTCCTGTTTTCTCCTCGTTTCATTGTGTTTTGCATTTTCATGTTGCATAACGACAACATGCTACCTGAATTCAAAGTGATAGCCTCAGCTGGAATGGCATGTGTGCATCAGTTCTTAATACCGTCCCCACACACTCGGTGGTCACTTTATTAGCTAGTATTTATTACCTAACTAGTGGCAGGTAGGACCTCCGCACACCACTGTTGTactaagcagttttttttttttctgttcgtGGTCCTCCTCTTAGCTGGCCGTTCTCTTcttaacaaggtgttttcagCTGCAGAGCTGCCCCGGACTAGATGTTTTTTGTTTATCACGCCAttttctgtaaaccctagaCACTTCTGTGTCGAAAACTCAGGAGGGAGGCTGCTTCTGAGACGCCGAGACCAGCACGTCTGGCAGCAGCTGTCACACCGTATTCAGAATCGCTTGGATCACGTCCTTTAGCCGACATGACGTTGAGCCAAACCGTACCCGGTGCTCCTGACTCCGTGTGCTACGCGTATCCAGCCACAGCTCATAATTTGCTGTTTGAGGGAGCAGAcaaacagctgtgtgtgtgtgtgtgtgtgtgtgtgtgtgtgtgtgtgtgtgtgtgtgtgtgtgtgtgtgtgtatttgttatATATAATCGGCATATAGCTGTCAGAGAGTGGAAGAGAAAAACTGTCTGAAAGAGCTCAGAGGAACTTTGAGGACCATTGCCCTAAGGTGACACTTAACGTCTGCCCTCAACAAACCTCAGCACTGCCAGCGTTGGCTTTGTTCCAGGGGTGACAGTGTTTCTATTTCCCTGTGGAAAGTCTTCTCACTTTACTGCTTTAATCGCTGCTCAGTCATCATAAATACTACAGCTAATTAATGATTAATTTCTAGTGGCAGTATTTCATAGCAaaaaatggtgacatttttggTCATTTTATGACAAATCTGGtagtaaaatgtttgtttttatttgaagAACAGGTTGCTGCATATTCTTGTGCATAAAAAGTGACCCCCTTAAAACACAGCACAGGATCTTAAATCTTTCAGTAGCAGCCATGACATTAACGCTGCTTCCTCCTGGACGCGGAACAGGAAGCAGGCCGGCCTGTGGGCAGAAGGTGACCTGTTCCGCGAGAAGATGAAGGAACAG contains:
- the cdc14b gene encoding dual specificity protein phosphatase CDC14B isoform X1; the encoded protein is MKRKCERRRAESRKKHCAADREEAEPRSDIYIRITDQLYFAILQQRIKSTAERHCFCIDDELSYENFYADFGPLNLAMFYRFCCKLNKKLKTFSLAKKKIVFYTCGDQKKQANAAYLIGAYSVMHLQKTPEEAYRLLVSQNASYLPFRDASFGTCMYNLYILDCLRAVDKALQFGWLDFSKFDVEEYEHYERAENGDFNWIIPGKFLAFSGPHPKSKIENGYPLHAPEAYFPYFWKHNVTTIIRLNKKMYNAKRFTDKGFEHHDLFFVDGSTPNDAIVARFMSVCENAKGAVAVHCKAGLGRTGTLIGCYMMKHHRLTAAEAIAWIRICRPGSVIGPQQNFVEEKQAGLWAEGDLFREKMKEQENNSSQVTVTRILSGVDDMSINSCTAKRMSPGKQEEEQYENEEEINGITQGDKLRALKSRRQSRASTASLSLEENKIHTRSSSQSLQIILQSTDQSCMPVKSASLPASADAQRKTRASLGHGIVGRQSLNSELAQSLGNLHVMASRRDGAHGDPAAGSKALNGTASQMKGLNGIIEQRPGLGKAAAESCSPAPQGGHDLALSHLTCCTQRTEKEVPFAVNTFHETLPLHSQS
- the cdc14b gene encoding dual specificity protein phosphatase CDC14B isoform X5, with the translated sequence MKRKCERRRAESRKKHCAADREEAEPRSDIYIRITDQLYFAILQQRIKSTAERHCFCIDDELSYENFYADFGPLNLAMFYRFCCKLNKKLKTFSLAKKKIVFYTCGDQKKQANAAYLIGAYSVMHLQKTPEEAYRLLVSQNASYLPFRDASFGTCMYNLYILDCLRAVDKALQFGWLDFSKFDVEEYEHYERAENGDFNWIIPGKFLAFSGPHPKSKIENGYPLHAPEAYFPYFWKHNVTTIIRLNKKMYNAKRFTDKGFEHHDLFFVDGSTPNDAIVARFMSVCENAKGAVAVHCKAGLGRTGTLIGCYMMKHHRLTAAEAIAWIRICRPGSVIGPQQNFVEEKQAGLWAEGDLFREKMKEQENNSSQVTVTRILSGVDDMSINSCTAKRMSPGKQEEEQYENEEEINGITQGDKLRALKSRRQSRASTASLSIILQSTDQSCMPVKSASLPASADAQRKTRASLGHGIVGRRAVPKGRKRRCPLQSIRFMRLCHSIPKARAPLLR
- the cdc14b gene encoding dual specificity protein phosphatase CDC14B isoform X3, translated to MTEDSGLLNDIEFIPDQLYFAILQQRIKSTAERHCFCIDDELSYENFYADFGPLNLAMFYRFCCKLNKKLKTFSLAKKKIVFYTCGDQKKQANAAYLIGAYSVMHLQKTPEEAYRLLVSQNASYLPFRDASFGTCMYNLYILDCLRAVDKALQFGWLDFSKFDVEEYEHYERAENGDFNWIIPGKFLAFSGPHPKSKIENGYPLHAPEAYFPYFWKHNVTTIIRLNKKMYNAKRFTDKGFEHHDLFFVDGSTPNDAIVARFMSVCENAKGAVAVHCKAGLGRTGTLIGCYMMKHHRLTAAEAIAWIRICRPGSVIGPQQNFVEEKQAGLWAEGDLFREKMKEQENNSSQVTVTRILSGVDDMSINSCTAKRMSPGKQEEEQYENEEEINGITQGDKLRALKSRRQSRASTASLSLEENKIHTRSSSQSLQIILQSTDQSCMPVKSASLPASADAQRKTRASLGHGIVGRQSLNSELAQSLGNLHVMASRRDGAHGDPAAGSKALNGTASQMKGLNGIIEQRPGLGKAAAESCSPAPQGGHDLALSHLTCCTQRTEKEVPFAVNTFHETLPLHSQS
- the cdc14b gene encoding dual specificity protein phosphatase CDC14B isoform X2 — translated: MKRKCERRRAESRKKHCAADREEAEPRSDIYIRITDQLYFAILQQRIKSTAERHCFCIDDELSYENFYADFGPLNLAMFYRFCCKLNKKLKTFSLAKKKIVFYTCGDQKKQANAAYLIGAYSVMHLQKTPEEAYRLLVSQNASYLPFRDASFGTCMYNLYILDCLRAVDKALQFGWLDFSKFDVEEYEHYERAENGDFNWIIPGKFLAFSGPHPKSKIENGYPLHAPEAYFPYFWKHNVTTIIRLNKKMYNAKRFTDKGFEHHDLFFVDGSTPNDAIVARFMSVCENAKGAVAVHCKAGLGRTGTLIGCYMMKHHRLTAAEAIAWIRICRPGSVIGPQQNFVEEKQAGLWAEGDLFREKMKEQENNSSQVTVTRILSGVDDMSINSCTAKRMSPGKQEEEQYENEEEINGITQGDKLRALKSRRQSRASTASLSIILQSTDQSCMPVKSASLPASADAQRKTRASLGHGIVGRQSLNSELAQSLGNLHVMASRRDGAHGDPAAGSKALNGTASQMKGLNGIIEQRPGLGKAAAESCSPAPQGGHDLALSHLTCCTQRTEKEVPFAVNTFHETLPLHSQS
- the cdc14b gene encoding dual specificity protein phosphatase CDC14B isoform X4, which gives rise to MKRKCERRRAESRKKHCAADREEAEPRSDIYIRITDQLYFAILQQRIKSTAERHCFCIDDELSYENFYADFGPLNLAMFYRFCCKLNKKLKTFSLAKKKIVFYTCGDQKKQANAAYLIGAYSVMHLQKTPEEAYRLLVSQNASYLPFRDASFGTCMYNLYILDCLRAVDKALQFGWLDFSKFDVEEYEHYERAENGDFNWIIPGKFLAFSGPHPKSKIENGYPLHAPEAYFPYFWKHNVTTIIRLNKKMYNAKRFTDKGFEHHDLFFVDGSTPNDAIVARFMSVCENAKGAVAVHCKAGLGRTGTLIGCYMMKHHRLTAAEAIAWIRICRPGSVIGPQQNFVEEKQAGLWAEGDLFREKMKEQENNSSQVTVTRILSGVDDMSINSCTAKRMSPGKQEEEQYENEEEINGITQGDKLRALKSRRQSRASTASLSLEENKIHTRSSSQSLQIILQSTDQSCMPVKSASLPASADAQRKTRASLGHGIVGRRAVPKGRKRRCPLQSIRFMRLCHSIPKARAPLLR